One window of the Epinephelus moara isolate mb chromosome 24, YSFRI_EMoa_1.0, whole genome shotgun sequence genome contains the following:
- the tma7 gene encoding translation machinery-associated protein 7, with the protein MSGREGGKKKPLKTPKKQSKEMDEDDVAFKQKQKEEQKALEALKAKASGKGPLGGSGIKKSGKK; encoded by the exons ATGTCTGGTAGAGAAG gaGGCAAAAAGAAACCACTGAAGACGCCCAAGAAGCAATCAAAGGAAATGGATGAA GATGACGTTGCCTtcaagcagaaacaaaaggaagAGCAGAAGGCTCTGGAGGCGTTGAAGGCCAAAGCTTCAGGAAAAGGACCTCTTG GCGGCAGTGGCATTAAGAAATCGGGCAAAAagtaa